One Lucilia cuprina isolate Lc7/37 chromosome 4, ASM2204524v1, whole genome shotgun sequence DNA segment encodes these proteins:
- the LOC111684298 gene encoding tetraspanin-2 has translation MYFIIGLTVVIASAWMLTDPTFVLSMTQSYNHYYIALYVFLGIGVLITIGAFFGCCGVLKESQCLLVSFFCVTLVVMVAQIAAGAWAFHNKDKLDDIVRASVKYSVQEEYGQSSMSSRTVTFDTIQKNLYSSYCELSQQSAVNVNECVRLGMERPL, from the exons ATGTATTTT ATCATTGGTTTAACAGTTGTTATCGCCTCGGCCTGGATGCTGACAGATCCAACATTTGTACTGTCAATGACACAATCCTACAATCATTATTACATTGCTCTGTATGTGTTTTTGGGTATTGGAGTTTTGATCACAATTGGGGCATTTTTCGGCTGTTGTGGTGTTTTGAAGGAATCACAGTGTCTGCTGGTGTCG TTTTTCTGTGTAACTTTGGTGGTGATGGTAGCTCAGATAGCTGCTGGCGCTTGGGCCTTTCACAACAAAGACAAACTTGATGACATTGTTAGAGCTTCAGTGAAATATTCCGTACAAGAGGAATATGGTCAATCAAGCATGAGTTCACGTACAGTTACATTTGATACGATACAAAAGAAT TTATATTCAAGTTATTGTGAGCTGTCACAACAATCAGCTGTCAATGTTAATGAATGTGTCAGATTGGGCATGGAAAGACcattatag
- the LOC111684300 gene encoding Kv channel-interacting protein 1, translating into MASPPESPIEEVVYELEQTRVPKPIPVALEDLCRQTKFTKQEIRVMYRGFKTECPEGVVHEDCFKDIYAKFFPHGNSSLYAHYVFKAFDVNCNGAISFRDLLVTLSTLLRGSVYERLRWTFKLYDLNGDGRISRSELSEIVLAIHELMGRRAHQPEDDRKARDQNSCIVVGN; encoded by the exons atggctTCGCCACCTGAAAGTCCCATCGAGGAGGTGGTTTATGAACTAGAACAAACACGAGTGCCTAAACCAATACCCGTTGCACTAGAGGATTTGTGCCgtcaaacaaaatttacaaaacaggAAATACGTGTCATGTATAGAGGATTTAAAACG GAATGTCCTGAAGGTGTGGTGCACGAAGACTGTTTCAAGGatatctatgcaaaattttttccaCATGGCA attcAAGTTTATACGCTCATTATGTGTTCAAAGCGTTCGATGTGAACTGCAATGGTGCCATCAGTTTTCGg GATTTATTAGTAACGCTGTCAACATTATTACGTGGTTCAGTTTATGAACGTTTACGTTGGACATTTAAACTTTACGATTTAAATGGTGATGGTCGCATCAGTCGTTCGGAATTGAGTGAAATCGTTTTGGCCATACATGAACTAATGGGTCGGAGGGCACATCAGCCGGAAGATGATAGAAAAGCCAGAGATCAG AATAGTTGCATTGTAGTTGGTAATTAA
- the LOC124419298 gene encoding tetraspanin-17-like, whose amino-acid sequence MWHSKKFKYLFFFSFQLKCCGADGPGDWATSRFNNVDRTNIVDIAISSMNVFYNIPESCCKDELKENVCEMSRKLKFGGALNAAIHQQGCVDKLIDFIYDNWVVIFGITAGVILLELLALTFSLSLCCAVRSHQYKA is encoded by the exons ATGTGGCAT agtaaaaagtttaaatatttgttttttttttcttttcagctCAAATGCTGTGGTGCTGATGGTCCCGGCGATTGGGCCACTAGTCGTTTTAACAATGTCGATCGTACAAATATAGTTGATATTGCCATTTCTTCGATGAATGTCTTCTACAATATACCCGAATCCTGCTGTAAAGATGAACTCAAAGAAAATGTATGTGAAATGTcgagaaaattgaaatttggaGGAGCTTTAAATGCCGCCATACATCAACAG gGTTGTGTGGATAAACTGATTGATTTCATATACGATAACTGGGTCGTAATCTTTGGCATAACGGCTGGTGTTATTTTATTGGAATTATTGGCTTTGACATTCTCTTTAAGTTTATGCTGTGCCGTCAGAAGTCATCAGTATAAAGCCTGA